The Pseudofrankia inefficax genome window below encodes:
- a CDS encoding amidohydrolase family protein, giving the protein MTATGPGDTAIPVFDADNHLYETTDAFTKYLPERYKKAIDYVDVHGRTKIMVRGTISEYIPNPTFNVVARPGAQEEYYRKGNPDGKSRREIFGKPVPSIPAWREPAARLKLMDEEQGLGRTLLFPTLASLLEERMRDDPELTHAAIHALNEWLYETWQFNYNGLDRIFTTPVITLPIVDEAIKELDWVLERGAKVILVRPAPVPGYKGPRSFALPEFDPFWARVQEADILVALHSSDSGYSRFTGEWSGSATEHLPFQPNAFRMLHSWRPIEDAVASLVIHGAVTRFPRLKIAVVENGASWLAPLIKTFKDLYKKMPQDFLENPLEGLRRNIYISPFWEENFADLAELLGEEHILFGSDYPHPEGLANPVSYIDDLKGQPEPFIRKVMGENLAKLMNVPVALPATV; this is encoded by the coding sequence ATGACCGCAACTGGCCCAGGTGACACCGCGATCCCGGTGTTCGACGCGGACAACCATCTCTACGAGACCACGGACGCGTTCACGAAGTACCTGCCGGAGCGGTACAAGAAGGCGATCGACTACGTCGACGTGCACGGCCGCACGAAGATCATGGTGCGCGGGACGATCAGCGAGTACATCCCGAACCCGACCTTCAACGTGGTCGCTCGCCCGGGCGCGCAGGAGGAGTACTACCGCAAGGGCAACCCGGACGGGAAGTCCCGCCGGGAGATCTTCGGCAAGCCGGTGCCCAGCATCCCGGCCTGGCGGGAGCCGGCGGCCCGGCTGAAGCTGATGGACGAGGAGCAGGGCCTCGGCCGCACGCTGCTGTTCCCCACGCTCGCCAGCCTGCTCGAGGAGCGGATGCGCGACGACCCGGAGCTGACCCACGCGGCCATCCACGCGCTCAACGAGTGGCTCTACGAGACCTGGCAGTTCAACTACAACGGTCTCGACCGGATCTTCACCACGCCCGTGATCACTCTGCCGATCGTCGACGAGGCGATCAAGGAGCTGGACTGGGTGCTGGAGCGCGGCGCGAAGGTGATCCTGGTCCGCCCGGCGCCGGTGCCCGGCTACAAGGGCCCGCGCTCCTTCGCCCTGCCGGAGTTCGACCCGTTCTGGGCTCGGGTCCAGGAGGCCGACATCCTCGTCGCCCTGCACTCCTCCGACTCGGGCTACTCCCGCTTCACCGGTGAGTGGTCGGGCTCGGCGACCGAGCACCTGCCGTTCCAGCCGAACGCGTTCCGGATGTTGCACTCGTGGCGGCCGATCGAGGACGCGGTGGCGTCGCTGGTCATCCACGGCGCCGTGACGCGCTTCCCGCGCCTGAAGATCGCCGTGGTCGAGAACGGCGCCTCGTGGCTCGCGCCGCTGATCAAGACCTTCAAGGACCTCTACAAGAAGATGCCGCAGGACTTCCTCGAGAACCCGCTGGAGGGGCTGCGCCGCAACATCTACATCAGCCCCTTCTGGGAGGAGAACTTCGCCGACCTGGCCGAGCTGCTCGGCGAGGAGCACATCCTGTTCGGCTCCGACTACCCGCACCCGGAGGGCCTGGCCAACCCGGTCAGCTACATCGACGACCTGAAGGGCCAGCCCGAGCCGTTCATCCGCAAGGTCATGGGCGAGAACCTGGCCAAGCTGATGAACGTCCCGGTCGCGCTGCCCGCGACGGTCTGA
- a CDS encoding branched-chain amino acid ABC transporter permease/ATP-binding protein, producing the protein MSHLASLLLGLGNGAVFAALALALVLTYRSSGVINFATGAIALYVAYTYADLRDGQLLVPIPGLPTTVGLGTDSLGFFPAALGALLIGALLGALLYAVVFRKLLDAPPLAKAVASLGVLVVIQSVMVIRVGVAPVSVEAIFPADRWKLGSLLVLSDRFYLAVAVIVLTLVLTAVFRFTRFGLLTRATASSQTGAYVSGVSANRVALTNWMISCAVAGAAGILIAPVSPLAPTTYTLFVVPALAAAVVGGFQNLVPAVIAGLVIGMVQAEALSLAAQHSWMPRTGSAELVPLIVIVVALLATGRAMPVRGGLVRQSLGLAPRPRALTLPTVTGTVIGVLALLLTHGSWRAAVIGTFIAAIIGLSLVVVTGYAGQVSLAQLALAGAGAFLLSGLTQSWHVPFPFAPLLAALGATVLGVVIGLPALRLRGLTLGVVTLALAYAIEAVWFRNTQIVSTEGGKVTQPKLFGLDLQIGSGHAFPRLAFGLLVLVVLVAVAFGVARLRMSALGSAMLAVRANERSAAGIGINVVRIKVISFAIGSFIAGLGGALLAYRFGVVTFDSYSAVGGLSLLTVAYLAGVTSVWGGVNAGILSSSGIIFIAMDRWVHLGTWFSVITGIGLLAAIVGHPEGIASDGHKLAARLTGWLGKLRPASAGPAGVPALAGAAAGGPALAPGPASDVAASEGSGVAVPAQGVPTSAPGAEAGTSRTPRAEVLEVEGLTVRYGGVVAVDDVRLRVEPGKIVGLIGPNGAGKTSALDAITGFARATGTVTLGGKRIDGLPPHARVHRGLARTFQSLELYDELTVEENVSAALTGVRGAERHRRLHTALELTGITDRAGRNAGELSQGERQLVSIARACANNPGVLLLDEPAAGLDSTESAWLGERIRGIAANGTGVLLVDHDVALVLGVCDHIYVLEFGKLIAEGDPAAIRANRAVADAYLGNTHTAEPPAPTTTEPPPGPTAERPADPADPAGAAPADEPAHETPAVTA; encoded by the coding sequence ATGAGTCATCTCGCCTCGCTTCTGCTCGGGCTCGGCAACGGCGCGGTGTTCGCCGCCCTCGCGCTCGCCCTCGTGCTGACCTACCGCAGCTCAGGAGTGATCAACTTTGCGACCGGCGCGATCGCGCTCTACGTCGCCTACACCTACGCAGACCTGCGCGACGGGCAGTTACTCGTCCCGATTCCCGGGTTACCGACCACCGTCGGGCTGGGAACCGACTCCCTCGGTTTCTTCCCGGCGGCGCTGGGAGCGCTCCTCATCGGCGCCTTGTTGGGCGCACTGCTCTACGCGGTGGTGTTCCGCAAACTCCTGGACGCGCCACCACTGGCGAAGGCCGTCGCCTCCCTCGGTGTCCTGGTGGTCATCCAGTCCGTCATGGTCATCCGCGTCGGCGTCGCCCCCGTCAGCGTTGAGGCGATCTTCCCGGCTGACCGGTGGAAACTCGGCTCGCTGCTGGTCCTGTCCGACCGCTTCTACCTCGCCGTCGCCGTCATCGTCCTGACGCTGGTCCTCACCGCGGTCTTCCGCTTCACCCGGTTCGGCCTGCTCACCAGGGCCACGGCCTCGTCGCAGACAGGCGCCTACGTCTCCGGCGTCTCGGCGAACCGCGTCGCGCTGACCAACTGGATGATCAGCTGTGCCGTCGCGGGTGCCGCCGGCATCCTGATCGCGCCGGTCAGCCCCCTGGCGCCGACGACCTACACCCTGTTCGTCGTCCCCGCCCTCGCCGCGGCGGTCGTCGGCGGGTTCCAGAACCTCGTCCCCGCCGTCATCGCCGGACTCGTGATCGGCATGGTCCAGGCCGAGGCGCTCTCGCTGGCGGCCCAGCACTCCTGGATGCCGAGGACCGGGTCCGCCGAGCTGGTGCCCCTGATCGTCATCGTGGTCGCGCTGCTGGCGACCGGGAGGGCGATGCCGGTCCGCGGTGGCCTCGTCCGCCAGTCCCTGGGCCTCGCGCCCCGGCCGCGCGCGCTCACCCTGCCGACCGTCACCGGCACCGTGATCGGCGTGCTGGCGCTGCTGCTCACCCACGGCTCGTGGCGGGCCGCCGTGATCGGCACGTTCATCGCCGCGATCATCGGGCTGTCGCTCGTCGTCGTGACCGGCTACGCCGGCCAGGTCTCGCTGGCCCAGCTCGCGCTCGCCGGCGCGGGCGCGTTCCTGCTCTCGGGCCTCACCCAGAGCTGGCACGTCCCGTTCCCGTTCGCGCCGCTGCTCGCCGCCCTCGGCGCGACCGTCCTCGGCGTGGTCATCGGCCTGCCCGCGCTACGGCTACGCGGACTCACGCTCGGCGTCGTCACGCTCGCCCTCGCCTACGCCATCGAGGCCGTCTGGTTCCGCAACACCCAGATCGTGTCCACCGAGGGCGGCAAGGTCACCCAGCCGAAGCTCTTCGGCCTCGACCTTCAGATCGGCTCCGGGCACGCGTTCCCCCGGCTCGCGTTCGGGCTGCTCGTGCTCGTCGTCCTGGTCGCGGTGGCGTTCGGCGTCGCCAGGCTGCGGATGAGCGCGCTCGGCTCCGCGATGCTGGCCGTCCGGGCGAACGAACGCTCCGCGGCCGGCATCGGCATCAACGTCGTGCGGATCAAGGTGATCAGCTTCGCCATCGGGTCGTTCATCGCGGGCCTCGGCGGCGCGCTGCTCGCCTACCGGTTCGGGGTCGTCACGTTCGACTCGTACTCCGCGGTCGGCGGCCTGTCCCTGCTGACCGTCGCCTACCTCGCGGGCGTCACCTCGGTCTGGGGCGGCGTCAACGCCGGCATCCTGTCCAGCAGCGGCATCATCTTCATCGCCATGGACCGCTGGGTCCACCTCGGCACCTGGTTCTCCGTCATCACCGGCATCGGCCTGCTGGCCGCCATCGTCGGGCACCCCGAGGGCATCGCCAGCGACGGCCACAAGCTCGCCGCGCGCCTCACCGGCTGGCTTGGGAAGCTGCGCCCCGCCTCGGCGGGACCGGCGGGCGTGCCGGCACTGGCCGGCGCCGCGGCGGGCGGGCCAGCACTGGCCCCCGGGCCGGCGTCGGACGTGGCCGCGTCGGAGGGGTCCGGGGTGGCCGTGCCGGCGCAGGGTGTCCCGACATCCGCGCCGGGGGCGGAGGCCGGCACCTCGCGCACGCCGCGTGCCGAGGTCCTGGAGGTCGAGGGACTCACCGTGCGCTACGGCGGCGTCGTCGCCGTCGACGACGTCCGGTTGCGGGTCGAGCCCGGCAAGATCGTCGGTCTGATCGGCCCGAACGGCGCGGGCAAGACCAGCGCCCTCGACGCGATCACCGGTTTCGCCCGCGCCACCGGAACGGTCACCCTCGGCGGGAAGCGGATCGACGGCCTGCCACCGCACGCCCGGGTGCACCGCGGTCTGGCCCGGACCTTCCAGTCCCTGGAGCTCTACGACGAGCTGACCGTCGAGGAGAACGTCTCCGCCGCGCTCACCGGCGTGCGGGGGGCCGAACGCCACCGCCGGCTGCACACCGCGCTGGAACTGACCGGCATCACCGACCGGGCCGGCCGCAACGCCGGCGAGCTCAGCCAGGGCGAACGCCAGCTCGTCTCCATCGCCCGCGCCTGCGCGAACAACCCCGGCGTGCTCCTGCTCGACGAACCGGCCGCCGGCCTCGACAGCACCGAGTCCGCCTGGCTCGGCGAACGCATCCGCGGGATCGCCGCGAACGGCACCGGCGTCCTGCTCGTCGACCACGACGTCGCCCTCGTCCTCGGCGTCTGCGACCACATCTACGTCCTGGAATTCGGCAAGCTCATCGCCGAAGGCGACCCCGCCGCGATCCGCGCCAACCGCGCCGTCGCCGACGCCTACCTCGGCAACACCCACACGGCCGAGCCCCCGGCGCCCACCACCACCGAACCGCCGCCAGGTCCCACGGCGGAGCGGCCGGCAGACCCGGCAGACCCGGCGGGCGCCGCGCCGGCCGACGAGCCAGCCCACGAGACTCCGGCGGTGACGGCATGA
- a CDS encoding ABC transporter ATP-binding protein — protein sequence MTTALDPTTTQTATARLECVGLTGGRGTATAFRDVDLSLAPGRVLALLGPNGAGKTTMLLTLAGLLPPRAGAILVDGTKLRTGRPATANRAGIVLVPDNRSLFTTLSVEENLKVAARRGGPKPRDMLEIFPALADRWRLAAGALSGGEQQMLAMARALIQQPRVLLIDELSLGLAPLIVESLFQAVRRIAADHGCAVVLVEQYAKLAIAAADDVVVLSRGRIVLRGPASELGDQVDRLETLYFDTAAPTEA from the coding sequence ATGACCACGGCCCTCGACCCGACCACGACCCAGACCGCCACCGCGCGGCTGGAATGCGTCGGCCTCACCGGCGGGCGCGGCACGGCGACGGCGTTCCGCGACGTCGACCTGTCCCTCGCGCCCGGCCGGGTGCTCGCCCTGCTGGGCCCGAACGGCGCAGGCAAGACCACGATGCTGCTCACGCTCGCCGGCCTGCTGCCACCGCGGGCCGGCGCGATCCTGGTCGACGGCACGAAGCTGCGGACCGGCCGGCCGGCGACGGCGAACCGGGCCGGGATCGTGCTCGTCCCGGACAACCGCTCGCTGTTCACCACCCTGTCCGTCGAGGAGAACCTGAAGGTCGCGGCCCGCCGCGGCGGGCCGAAGCCCCGGGACATGCTGGAGATCTTCCCCGCGCTCGCCGACCGGTGGAGGCTCGCGGCCGGGGCCCTGTCCGGCGGCGAGCAGCAGATGCTCGCGATGGCCCGGGCGCTCATCCAGCAGCCTCGGGTGCTGCTCATCGACGAGCTCAGCCTCGGCCTCGCCCCGCTCATCGTCGAAAGCCTGTTCCAGGCGGTCCGGCGGATCGCCGCCGACCACGGCTGCGCCGTCGTGCTCGTCGAGCAGTACGCGAAGCTCGCGATCGCGGCCGCCGATGACGTCGTCGTGCTCTCCCGCGGCCGCATCGTGCTGCGTGGACCGGCCAGCGAGCTCGGCGACCAGGTCGACCGCCTGGAGACGCTCTACTTCGACACGGCGGCGCCGACCGAGGCCTGA
- a CDS encoding TIGR03619 family F420-dependent LLM class oxidoreductase, giving the protein MKLSFPMPHLVRLKANHQPWEAAVTGADQTRLAKWADKLGYAMISVPEHHIIPSAHVELSGAHYLSAYPSMAYFAGATETIRVNSCIAILPVQHPIVTAKSLASIDWLSGGRVTVTFGVGWLEDEFNLLGVPFHERGARSEEYIQAILELWTKDSPEFTGRFVSFKDVAFEPKPVQKPHPPVWFGGDAPAVLRRVARYASGWWPFLTRPEDIPSKIDYIRSQPDYNGALTDVFYGLGTARVGEGHTVQKDPHARPGMTKDELVDRLGWFQELGVTMSAVPLPSLASIEEYFDYAQWVAEEIMPAVA; this is encoded by the coding sequence GTGAAGCTGTCATTCCCGATGCCGCACCTGGTCCGGCTCAAGGCCAACCACCAGCCGTGGGAAGCCGCGGTGACGGGCGCGGACCAGACCCGCCTGGCGAAATGGGCCGACAAGCTCGGCTACGCGATGATCAGCGTTCCGGAACACCACATCATCCCGAGCGCGCACGTCGAGCTCTCCGGCGCGCACTACCTGAGCGCCTACCCGAGCATGGCCTACTTCGCCGGGGCCACCGAGACGATCCGGGTCAACTCCTGCATCGCCATCCTGCCCGTGCAGCACCCGATCGTGACCGCGAAGTCCCTGGCCTCGATCGACTGGCTGTCCGGCGGCCGGGTCACCGTCACCTTCGGCGTCGGCTGGCTGGAGGACGAGTTCAACCTGCTCGGCGTGCCCTTCCACGAACGCGGCGCCCGCAGCGAGGAGTACATCCAGGCGATTCTGGAGCTGTGGACGAAGGACTCCCCCGAGTTCACGGGCCGGTTCGTGTCCTTCAAGGACGTCGCGTTCGAGCCGAAGCCGGTCCAGAAGCCGCATCCACCCGTCTGGTTCGGCGGCGACGCGCCCGCCGTCCTGCGCCGCGTCGCGCGCTACGCCAGCGGCTGGTGGCCGTTCCTCACCAGGCCCGAGGACATCCCCTCGAAGATCGACTACATCAGGTCCCAGCCGGACTACAACGGGGCGCTCACCGACGTGTTCTACGGCCTCGGCACCGCCCGCGTCGGCGAGGGCCACACCGTCCAGAAGGACCCGCACGCCCGCCCCGGCATGACCAAGGACGAGCTCGTCGACCGCCTAGGCTGGTTCCAGGAGCTGGGCGTCACGATGAGCGCCGTTCCCCTGCCCAGCCTGGCGAGCATCGAGGAGTACTTCGACTATGCCCAGTGGGTAGCCGAGGAGATCATGCCCGCCGTCGCCTGA
- a CDS encoding ImmA/IrrE family metallo-endopeptidase, giving the protein MQRIGARALEQIQRVHPGSLQRDLAVAIDMTPDAFSRALNDKRAFSSLELARLADLLGADIHWLITGEPDPYRIVVAARHEFDHATRRRDVPGRETDDQALRDIALAYRQTDPNPRAAVALPGSPDAVRAALGDDFVRPFADRLEHRLGVDVVRVADLSTAYSIVVGGRRVIALPATGNWFWENWSLAHELGHLVLGHHDEPITEAERDPREAAANGFAADLLLPKDAMAAVDWDQIDLAGLADLVWRWGVSTDALARRIAAVTGYLPELVRTWAAQPTQRLLRRHRPGDGGVDEITARMDAAAQRRFPRALQEEHLERIAAGALGKGTLAWMLGIDPDSLEVDTPAVPEVPIDDLARALGL; this is encoded by the coding sequence ATGCAACGCATCGGCGCGCGGGCGCTGGAACAGATCCAGCGGGTCCACCCGGGTTCCCTGCAACGGGACCTCGCGGTGGCCATCGACATGACACCAGACGCGTTCTCCCGTGCCCTGAACGACAAGCGCGCCTTCTCCTCGCTCGAGCTGGCCCGGCTGGCCGACCTCCTGGGCGCCGACATCCACTGGCTGATCACCGGCGAGCCCGACCCCTACCGGATCGTGGTCGCGGCCCGTCATGAGTTCGACCACGCGACGAGGCGGCGGGATGTGCCCGGCCGCGAGACCGACGACCAGGCCCTGCGCGACATCGCCCTCGCCTACCGGCAGACCGATCCGAACCCGCGCGCGGCCGTTGCCCTTCCCGGCAGTCCTGACGCCGTCCGCGCCGCGCTGGGTGACGATTTCGTGCGCCCGTTCGCCGACCGGCTGGAACACCGGCTCGGGGTCGACGTCGTGCGGGTGGCCGACCTGTCCACCGCCTACTCGATCGTCGTCGGCGGGCGGCGGGTGATCGCGCTGCCCGCGACCGGCAACTGGTTCTGGGAGAACTGGTCGCTGGCCCACGAGCTGGGCCACCTCGTGCTGGGCCACCATGACGAGCCGATCACCGAGGCCGAACGGGATCCGCGCGAGGCCGCCGCGAACGGATTCGCCGCCGACCTGCTCCTGCCCAAGGACGCGATGGCCGCCGTCGACTGGGACCAGATCGACCTGGCCGGCCTGGCCGATCTCGTCTGGCGCTGGGGAGTCTCCACCGACGCACTCGCCCGCAGGATTGCCGCCGTGACCGGATACCTGCCCGAGCTGGTCAGGACGTGGGCCGCGCAGCCCACCCAACGCCTGCTGCGCCGACACCGGCCGGGCGACGGCGGCGTCGACGAGATCACCGCCAGGATGGACGCCGCGGCCCAGCGCCGGTTCCCCCGCGCCCTCCAGGAGGAGCATCTCGAACGGATCGCGGCCGGCGCGCTGGGTAAGGGGACACTGGCCTGGATGCTCGGCATCGACCCCGACTCGCTGGAGGTCGACACCCCCGCGGTCCCCGAGGTCCCCATCGACGATCTCGCCAGGGCTCTCGGCCTCTAG
- a CDS encoding GntR family transcriptional regulator translates to MSPSRTVKLAKASNAVVDYLMEEIFEGRLRSGQRVDLVEVGETLGLSRSPVREGLVMLERDGIVSIRHHRGVFVEPFDAESVMDDFEVMGLLSGVAVARLAARRDPAVVAELERLVEELRSAGSIDRIGEIVPEILRTQHRAGGSRRLRAELRAFAGFLPWVFRVESGLTREEIIAEQERVLALIIAGDGDGAARQRTADFRVAGERVISELTARGVL, encoded by the coding sequence GTGTCGCCCAGTAGAACCGTCAAGCTCGCGAAGGCGAGCAACGCCGTCGTCGACTACCTGATGGAGGAGATCTTCGAGGGACGGCTGCGCTCCGGCCAGCGCGTCGACCTCGTCGAGGTCGGCGAGACCCTCGGCCTGTCCCGCAGCCCGGTCCGGGAGGGCCTGGTCATGCTGGAACGGGACGGGATCGTCTCGATCCGCCACCACCGAGGGGTGTTCGTCGAGCCGTTCGACGCCGAGTCGGTGATGGACGACTTCGAGGTCATGGGCCTGCTCAGCGGCGTCGCGGTGGCGCGGCTCGCGGCGCGGCGGGACCCCGCCGTGGTCGCGGAGCTGGAGCGGCTGGTGGAGGAGCTGAGGTCCGCCGGCTCGATCGACCGAATCGGCGAGATCGTCCCGGAGATCCTGCGTACGCAGCACCGGGCCGGGGGCTCCAGGCGGCTACGGGCCGAGCTGCGCGCCTTCGCGGGCTTCCTGCCGTGGGTCTTCCGTGTCGAGAGCGGGCTGACCCGCGAAGAGATCATCGCTGAGCAGGAACGGGTGCTGGCCCTGATCATCGCGGGCGACGGCGATGGCGCCGCCCGCCAGCGGACCGCCGATTTCCGCGTCGCCGGCGAGCGCGTCATCTCCGAGCTCACCGCCCGCGGCGTCCTCTAG
- a CDS encoding acyl-CoA dehydrogenase, which translates to MLIELSPDQEILRDTTARYLDREVPPEVLRQLRDDADGYRPGYWSAGAELGWAALLVDDELGGGSVSGAPLVDLSLIAYEFGLHAAPGPLIGTNLVAAALSAAISAGGADSSLTEALDALLAGEATGAWALAEPPPHDAYGTVTLTVRADGDEVVLDGVKRPVEGAALAGYLLVTGRTGDGLTQVLVPADAAGLTIAPMQTVELTRRYSVVTFDGVRLPRTAVVGALGGADEAVRRQLQLALVILAAESVGTMQKAFDMTVAWAFDRYSFGRPLASYQEIKHRFADMKLWLEASHAAADAAAAAVDAGLPEADELVSVAKALTGKYGSELIQDCIQIHGGIGVTFEHDLHLYLRRHTVNRSLFGLPEEHQRRITDFVVAQANAQAAQTRAAELEPAEVSAPAGPVAVERPAGAELEDVESFRERARAWIRSNLKPDHRFRSLRILKSDEEELAEVTRSREVQRMFFDAGFAGITFPREYGGAGLTDAHQEAWNIEIAGFEYPRVLQVPTLVPCAATILEFGTHEQKLRHLPAILRGDEIWIQFLSEPSGGSDVAGALMSAVREGDEWLLNGSKVWSTGAWWSDWALCLARTNWDVPKHRGLSVFMLPVHQDGLEINRIEMLNGSREFCQEFLTDVRVPDSERLGEVDGGWTVGTRWMMHERMAGNSPLATHPRRSQRSGETFAVPLVAIAEGVGKLDDPRVRELIGEMRMLAVTMERLGQRLGAGMASGKMHPQSSAIGRLISGIAGVRRDTIAYEIAGATAAAWTDEDGAAGGKGLDFLIRQVSELGGGTTEIARNVISERVLGMPREAAPDHGVAFRDVPRGARSR; encoded by the coding sequence ATGCTGATCGAGCTGAGCCCTGACCAGGAGATCCTCCGGGACACCACCGCGCGCTATCTGGACCGCGAGGTGCCACCGGAGGTGCTGCGCCAGCTGCGCGACGACGCCGACGGGTACCGCCCCGGCTACTGGAGCGCCGGCGCCGAGCTCGGCTGGGCCGCGCTGCTCGTCGACGACGAGCTCGGCGGCGGCAGCGTCAGTGGCGCGCCGCTCGTCGACCTCAGCCTGATCGCCTACGAGTTCGGCCTGCACGCGGCCCCCGGCCCGCTGATCGGCACGAACCTCGTCGCCGCCGCGCTCTCGGCGGCGATCAGCGCCGGCGGCGCGGACTCCAGCCTCACCGAGGCCCTCGACGCGCTGCTCGCCGGCGAGGCCACCGGCGCCTGGGCGCTCGCCGAGCCGCCGCCGCACGACGCCTACGGCACGGTGACGCTCACCGTCCGGGCCGATGGCGACGAGGTGGTTCTCGACGGGGTGAAGCGTCCGGTCGAGGGTGCCGCGCTGGCCGGCTACCTGCTGGTCACCGGGCGCACCGGCGACGGGCTCACCCAGGTGCTGGTCCCGGCCGACGCCGCCGGTCTGACCATCGCGCCCATGCAGACCGTCGAGCTGACCCGCCGGTACTCGGTGGTCACCTTCGACGGCGTCCGGCTGCCACGCACGGCGGTCGTCGGCGCGCTGGGCGGGGCCGACGAGGCCGTGCGCCGCCAGCTCCAGCTGGCGCTCGTCATCCTCGCCGCCGAGTCCGTGGGCACGATGCAGAAGGCCTTCGACATGACCGTCGCGTGGGCCTTCGACCGGTACTCGTTCGGCCGCCCGCTGGCGAGCTACCAGGAGATCAAGCACCGGTTCGCCGACATGAAGCTGTGGCTGGAGGCCTCGCACGCCGCGGCCGACGCGGCCGCGGCGGCCGTCGACGCCGGCCTGCCGGAGGCCGACGAGCTGGTCAGCGTCGCCAAGGCGCTGACCGGCAAGTACGGCTCCGAGCTGATCCAGGACTGCATCCAGATCCACGGCGGCATCGGGGTCACGTTCGAGCACGACCTGCACCTGTACCTGCGCCGGCACACGGTCAACCGGTCCCTGTTCGGCCTGCCCGAGGAGCACCAGCGCCGGATCACCGACTTCGTCGTCGCCCAGGCCAACGCACAGGCGGCGCAGACGCGGGCAGCCGAGCTGGAGCCGGCCGAGGTGTCGGCGCCGGCCGGCCCGGTGGCCGTCGAGCGCCCCGCCGGCGCCGAGCTGGAGGACGTCGAGAGCTTCCGCGAGCGGGCAAGGGCCTGGATCCGGTCGAACCTGAAGCCGGACCACCGGTTCCGGTCCCTGCGCATCCTGAAGAGCGACGAGGAGGAGTTGGCCGAGGTCACCCGCAGCCGCGAGGTGCAGCGGATGTTCTTCGACGCGGGTTTCGCCGGGATCACGTTCCCCAGGGAGTACGGCGGCGCGGGCCTCACCGACGCGCACCAGGAAGCCTGGAACATCGAGATCGCCGGCTTCGAGTACCCGCGTGTCCTCCAGGTGCCGACGCTGGTGCCGTGCGCCGCCACCATCCTCGAGTTCGGCACCCACGAGCAGAAGCTGCGCCACCTGCCGGCGATCCTGCGCGGCGACGAGATCTGGATCCAGTTCCTCTCCGAGCCGTCCGGTGGCTCCGACGTCGCCGGCGCGCTGATGTCCGCCGTCCGCGAGGGCGACGAGTGGCTGCTGAACGGTTCCAAGGTCTGGAGCACCGGAGCCTGGTGGTCGGACTGGGCGCTGTGCCTGGCCCGCACCAACTGGGACGTGCCGAAGCACCGCGGCCTGTCGGTCTTCATGCTGCCGGTGCACCAGGACGGCCTGGAGATCAACCGGATCGAGATGCTGAACGGGTCGCGGGAGTTCTGCCAGGAGTTCCTGACCGACGTCCGGGTGCCGGACAGCGAGCGCCTCGGCGAGGTCGACGGCGGCTGGACCGTCGGTACCCGCTGGATGATGCACGAGCGGATGGCCGGCAACTCGCCGCTGGCGACGCACCCCCGCCGGTCGCAGCGGTCGGGCGAGACCTTCGCCGTGCCGCTGGTCGCGATCGCCGAGGGGGTCGGCAAGCTGGACGACCCGCGGGTGCGTGAGCTGATCGGCGAGATGCGGATGCTCGCCGTCACCATGGAACGGCTCGGCCAGCGGCTCGGCGCCGGCATGGCGAGCGGCAAGATGCACCCGCAGTCGTCGGCCATCGGCCGGCTGATCTCCGGCATCGCCGGCGTCCGCCGCGACACGATCGCCTACGAGATCGCCGGCGCCACGGCCGCCGCGTGGACCGACGAGGACGGCGCCGCCGGCGGCAAGGGCCTGGACTTCCTGATCCGGCAGGTCTCCGAGCTCGGCGGCGGGACCACCGAGATCGCCCGCAACGTCATCAGCGAGCGGGTCCTCGGCATGCCCCGCGAGGCCGCCCCCGACCACGGCGTCGCCTTCCGCGACGTCCCCCGTGGCGCCCGCTCACGCTGA